The genomic stretch AGTACCCACAATTTGCCTGTACTTGATGCATTTTTGGTTCCATAGATGGAACGATCAGAAACGATAACCAGAgcaaacatgactaatgtgggagacttcatttttcttggcttttctgaCCAATCTGACTTTCAAGGATTcctatttggtattttcttagTCATTTACATGAGTATTATAATAGGAAATGGTCTTATCATTTTGATGACAAAGTTTGATCCAGGTCTTCGAACTCCCATGTATTTTTTCCTTGGAAATTTTTCCTTCTTGGAAATCTGCTATACATCAGTGACTCTTCCCAGAATGCTGAAGGACTTTTGGACTCAGAACAAACATATTTCTCTACTGTCCTGTGCtgttcaaatgtgtttctttctcattcttggAGTCACTGAGTGCTTGCTTCTGGCCGTGATGTCATATGACCGCTATGTTGCGATTTGTAAGCCTTTATACTACCCTCTCATCATGAATCACAAAACATGTGTCCAGCTTGTTGTAGGTGCTTGGATCAGTGGAATGCCAATTCAGATAGGACAGGTATGCCAGGTATTTTCCCTGCCTTTCTGTGATTCTAACAGACTTGATCATGTTTTCTGTGACATTCCTCCACTACTGAAGCTGGCCTGTGGAGACACTTCTTTGAATGAAATTTTGGTTTATGCTGATGCTTTCTTGTTTGGTAtggttccttttcttttgataCTGAATTCCTACATCAGGATCATCACCACAATTATGAAGCTTCCGTCAACCATGGGGAGGTCCAAAGCCTTTTCTACATGTTCATCTCACCTCACTGTTGTTGGTTTATTCTTTATGTCtgcttctatttcttattttcaaCCCAAGTCAAGCCAATCTACAGGAGCGGGAAAAgtactttcccttttctatactATTGTGACTCCAATGTTTAATCCTGTGATTTACAGTCTAAGGAACAAGGATGTCATTATGGCGATGAGAAAATTATGGCCTTGATAAGTCATATTAGAAAACATTTTGACAAAATGATcgagttttctttttcatttgtttcaggTCTTCTCttcaacatttaatgaaatatggATTAATTGTTTCCTTCAAATAATCAAAAATCACTGAGAAAATCCTTTCTGTTCTCTGCATGCTGTCAACTGCAATTGCATCTTAAAGAGCAAAATCATGCTGTCATGGAAGTTTTAATTTTACAGGACTGTGTTTCCTCTTATTGAGAAATGGCAGTTTGTTATTTAAATTATCCAgcttaaaatctttaaataaacatAATTTGCAACAAATTGAGTCAAAGTATTTCTAATTCAAGACACTATGTTTCAAATATAATGCGGTTGCATTATTTAAACTCCATTTAGAAtttgaagaatctttttttttttttaaacactaaaTATAATCCATTTTCAACCGACCCCTGGACTGGAGTGCTAGAATTTATCATACTATATTCATTGTAACTTGGATATCTAATAATCCATTAATAAATTAACTTTAAAAGATGTAGTGGCCATTTTTTTACCCATAAAACTTGGACtaagttttggaaaaaaaataaatgcttgacttcTTTGAAACCCTGACCTCAAGAGGCCAAGATGTAGTTTTGATTATTTGGTTTATTATATTTAACTAGAAGATACAATTGTTTCCATGTGCCTTAAAATAGTaagaaaatttactttttaaacaattctgatgattagaaataatttttaaagcaggAGTTTTGTCAATTACTATTGAAAATTGtctataaaatgtgaaatttgaaTTTTGTGATCATGCTGTGCAAGTCCCCAGAAATAAGAGGTAGGGAATGAGTACTCAATAAGACTGTTGTTAgcacaatatttttaaaacctgCATAACAAAAATTCATATATGGTCAAGTTAGAAGGGCCTTATGACCCTTTCTTTTTCAATCTATACCTAAATATGAATCTCTTCTAAAACATTTTTGGAAAGTCTTCATCCCCCTGTTGCCCATAGGCCTCAAGAGATTATTACCTCATTGCCTCTAAGAATAGTCCATTGCAATTCTGAATAGCGTTTATAGTTaagaaatttttcttctaccatctGAAACCAGTCCTTTTGTGAATTTTACTCTTTGCTCATTGTTTTGCAACATGGCACAACATGTcttatatttatttgattttttccacATAATGACACACAAAAGGCAAATAGATATCCTTTCTGACAGATATTTTCAAAGATGTACATTTTTGACAGCTTAAATTTATAAAGAATGAGCTTAAAGCTGTTTATGATGATGATGTTCTCATAGATGTTTCACATCGTGACTAAGGTTTTTCTTAAAAAGGTGACAACACAGAGCTTAACATGGTGTTTGGCAGAAGTATTGGCTTAATAGtttttatttgtcatttactGGTTCATTCAACTCATTTTTTCAGAACCATTTACtactttgaaaatatttcatatgTTAATTTGTGAACATCTAATGATATAACTCACATGTCTTACCAGTATGTTTTTCTCCATGATTTTCCATTGGATACACAGGCTTAATTagatacaaaattaattttaaagttgtttttggtAGTAAGTTAGCAGCTAGAGGGTTCTCAAAAGACTTCAAGTGGAAATAAGCACTTGATTTCAGCCTTGAAGAAACCCATAGGTTACAAGTGTCAGAGATGTAGAGGGAGTCCATACCAACCATAAATACATGAAGAAGCATTTTGTCTGCAAAACAATGTCATTATAACTATACTGACATTATCTATAATTTTAAGATTTAACTCTTGACCTATCTGAAAATGTTctcaaatttccatttttctcagtTATAACCCTTTCATATACTTTTCTGCTTCGAGTCCAAGGGATGCCTCTATTTCATTTCACTTACACATTGGCATGGTTATTTTTTATCAAGATCATCCAAATGAATTCTCCGACCTCTAATATAAAGAATTTAGATGAAAAATAACCCATTTATGATCTaacagtcttttattttttatttggtgtgtgtgtgtgtgttttggggagccaattggggttaaatgacttgcccagggtcacacagctaggaagtgtcaagtgtctgaggtcagatttgaactcaggtcctgctgactccagggctggtgctctatccattgcaccatctagctgccccctaacagtGTTTTATATAGTCATATGCAACACATAGCATGTTGTTTTGCACACAtaagcaatttaaaattattaaataaacaaatggataaGAAAATTGAACTTGCTTCATTTGTGCTGACACATATTGATACTCTACTATGCATGTTAGGCTGGTCAGGCACATTTAAGTTTTATTAATACAACCAAATACTTATTGTAGCTATTTctatctttaaaagaaaagttgaacCTCATGTAGTTCCTCCAAATTCCTGAGGATCGTTTTGCTAATAAGATAATTCAAATTGGCATAGGAATTTTAAACAACgaatatataataatatcaaatatacatatgtcacctaatattttatttaatgaatagaaaaataggtATATAATTTCAAGAATGTTATTCCTACTTTGATAGGAACAGGATTTGAATCTCCTTCCTTGAAGAAAGGGTATTAGTAAGACCATGTGATTATAACTGTTATAACTGATTGTCTTCTCATCTGCCTAACATACATCCCAACTTATATCCTAACAAAATTAATTCGTTAAATGGAAGACAGACATCATCATTACCTTTTTACAGAAGTGTAAATTGAGCCATTCTCGAATATAGTTACTTGTTTagtgctaaaaataaataaataaataaatggttgaaCTAAGATAATATCAATGATTACTGGACTCTATATGATTGCAATACATTATTGCCTCTCAAATTGACCCATTAGGGTATGTTTAGTATCCCaaacttggaatcagaggacatcACTTCTCATTAAAATAAGTGAATGTGGCCTGGGAGAAGAGCTGTCCCCACAGAGTTACTCAAGACAGGAATCCTTTCTATTTAAACATCTCTTATGGCTCTAAACTCATAGATTATTTTGCTGGAGAGTTTGGTCCCTGTTATGTCGTTAGGTGTTTGGACTAGGAATACATTCTACTTAATTGAAATGTAGCACAGGGCTGTGGTAAGGTAACAGTgcttattctgaaaaaaaaaaaaaagaaaaaagaaatttttcttgAGACTTCAAGTCCAAAAGTCCAACAATTCATGAAAGGGTTATCTGAGACAAACTGTTTAATGCCTCTatacatcagtttcttcatatgtaaaatggggataattattaTTCACCTGAAACATGCTACTCCCAGTTTTGCAGTGCacatcaaatgagttaatatataaaatgagctttGCTAACCAAAAGTCACGATGCAAATGTCTATTAtcatatatatttcttatatttaatttattcatccaGGCAAGAAATAAGCAGATTAATGAGTTTATCCCATCAGGTAAAGGTAAGTACCAGATCTTTCACTGTATCAGTTTCAATTTCTTGGATTAGAGGTAGTATCTTTTCATGTCTTAATGAACAGGAGTGAACGGAAAGTTCCcgttagctctaaatctagatgGATATTTCCTAAGAAGCCATCTGAACAATCTCCAGATTCCATAAAGGACCATCTTCCTTTAGAGATTATTTGGGTCAAATCTGAAACATGACCATCTCACACAAGATTTTATCTAGTTTAAGTCCTTTGAAAATCATGAAACACTTTCAAATCCAAggaattgttgttattgtttatttatattgaaggaaataactaataattatgtataataatataGGGAATAAATGATGAGAAAGGGATATAAAGGTCAAACATTATTAAAATGTTGTATCTTTAGCTAACCCTGAAGGAAGATGCACAGAAAAGGTTTTATGGTCCCATAAGAACAATGTCAGTAGTGTTAAATCTCAAAATGATCTAAGGCAGACATAGAAAAACTAAGGTTAATAAttataaatgttatatt from Dromiciops gliroides isolate mDroGli1 chromosome 6, mDroGli1.pri, whole genome shotgun sequence encodes the following:
- the LOC122731652 gene encoding olfactory receptor 10AG1-like produces the protein MERSETITRANMTNVGDFIFLGFSDQSDFQGFLFGIFLVIYMSIIIGNGLIILMTKFDPGLRTPMYFFLGNFSFLEICYTSVTLPRMLKDFWTQNKHISLLSCAVQMCFFLILGVTECLLLAVMSYDRYVAICKPLYYPLIMNHKTCVQLVVGAWISGMPIQIGQVCQVFSLPFCDSNRLDHVFCDIPPLLKLACGDTSLNEILVYADAFLFGMVPFLLILNSYIRIITTIMKLPSTMGRSKAFSTCSSHLTVVGLFFMSASISYFQPKSSQSTGAGKVLSLFYTIVTPMFNPVIYSLRNKDVIMAMRKLWP